From Sphingopyxis sp. USTB-05, the proteins below share one genomic window:
- a CDS encoding DoxX family protein, translating into MTDQQTGKGQLIAGYVLSGLVILFLLFDAGLKLVSPETAIKYSPPDLGWPLDVPTMTMLGILLLIPTLLYIWPRTAILGAILITGYLGGAIGTHVRINSPLFSHSLFGVYLGIMLWGGLWLRDPRLRALIPLRTGASA; encoded by the coding sequence ATGACAGACCAACAAACCGGCAAGGGTCAGTTGATCGCAGGCTATGTCTTGAGTGGCCTGGTGATCCTCTTCCTTCTCTTCGATGCGGGGCTCAAGCTGGTCTCACCCGAAACCGCAATCAAATATAGCCCGCCCGATCTCGGATGGCCGCTCGACGTCCCGACGATGACGATGCTCGGCATACTGCTACTGATCCCGACCCTGCTCTATATCTGGCCGCGCACCGCGATCCTCGGTGCGATCTTGATAACCGGCTATCTCGGCGGCGCGATCGGCACGCATGTGCGCATCAACAGCCCGCTGTTCAGCCACAGCCTGTTCGGCGTTTACCTGGGCATCATGCTGTGGGGCGGCCTGTGGCTGCGCGACCCGCGCCTCCGCGCGCTGATCCCGCTGCGGACAGGAGCAAGCGCATGA
- a CDS encoding VOC family protein: MPQMIFVNLPVTDLEKSKAFYEAVGAANNPAFTDDTAACMVVEEGSIHVMLLTHEKWATFTSKTIPDAHSTAQVLICVSADSREAVDGQVDKAVKAGGKADPTPTQDYGFMYGRSFEDPDGHIWEVMWMDPTAIPAGEPAEANA; the protein is encoded by the coding sequence ATGCCCCAGATGATTTTCGTGAACCTGCCGGTCACCGACCTTGAAAAGTCGAAGGCCTTTTACGAGGCGGTCGGCGCGGCGAACAACCCCGCCTTCACCGACGACACCGCGGCCTGCATGGTGGTCGAGGAAGGATCGATCCACGTCATGCTGCTGACGCATGAAAAATGGGCGACCTTCACGTCGAAGACGATCCCCGACGCACACAGCACCGCGCAGGTCCTGATCTGCGTTTCAGCCGACAGCCGCGAAGCCGTCGACGGACAGGTCGACAAGGCAGTCAAGGCGGGCGGCAAGGCCGACCCGACCCCGACACAGGATTATGGCTTCATGTACGGCCGCAGCTTCGAAGATCCCGACGGCCATATCTGGGAAGTGATGTGGATGGACCCCACCGCGATCCCCGCCGGCGAACCCGCCGAAGCCAACGCATAA
- a CDS encoding TetR/AcrR family transcriptional regulator produces MTTNQPPSIPAAAARDVPPAGGGTAGVRAPRGSARARLIAAAHATVRKQGYSATTVDQICAAAGVTKGAFFHHFASKEELAIAAAEGWTERARPMFELAPHVKLDDPLDRLLGHIDFRLSMLDGPTEDYTCFVGTMVQEAYATNDRIRAACEASINAYCQALAPDIQAAMDVYGVPEDITALGLAQHVQSVLQGAFVLAKTTNDPAIARGTVTHLKRYVRMLFGSGGAS; encoded by the coding sequence ATGACGACGAATCAGCCCCCCTCGATCCCCGCAGCCGCCGCCCGCGATGTCCCCCCGGCGGGCGGCGGTACTGCGGGAGTGCGCGCCCCGCGGGGCAGCGCGCGGGCGCGGCTGATCGCGGCGGCGCATGCCACCGTACGCAAGCAGGGCTATTCGGCGACGACGGTCGACCAGATCTGCGCCGCCGCGGGCGTGACCAAGGGCGCCTTTTTCCATCACTTCGCTTCGAAGGAAGAACTGGCGATCGCGGCGGCAGAGGGCTGGACCGAGCGTGCGCGACCGATGTTCGAACTGGCGCCGCATGTGAAGCTGGACGATCCGCTCGACCGCCTGCTCGGCCATATCGATTTCCGCCTGTCGATGCTCGACGGACCGACTGAGGATTATACCTGCTTCGTCGGCACGATGGTGCAGGAAGCCTATGCGACCAACGACCGCATCCGCGCCGCGTGCGAAGCGAGCATCAACGCCTATTGCCAGGCGCTCGCCCCCGACATTCAGGCCGCGATGGATGTTTACGGGGTGCCCGAGGATATCACCGCACTTGGCCTTGCCCAACATGTCCAGTCGGTGCTGCAGGGCGCCTTCGTCCTGGCGAAAACGACGAACGATCCGGCGATTGCGCGCGGCACCGTCACCCATTTGAAGCGTTATGTGCGGATGCTGTTCGGCAGCGGAGGCGCGTCATGA
- a CDS encoding YifB family Mg chelatase-like AAA ATPase, protein MVAVVSTVAYLGIEARGVEVQCQVTPGVPRFVVVGLPDKAVGESRERVRAAIAAIGLSLPPKVITVNLSPADLPKEGSHYDLPIALALLGAMGVIDAETLASYVVVGELGLDGRVAASPGVLLAAIHAGSAERGLICPAVQGPEAAWAGNVEVLGAPDLLSLLNHFRGNALLAPPVPGEVEIPARAADLRQVKGQETAKRALEIAAAGAHNLMMSGPPGAGKSLMAACMPGILPDLSPAEALEVSMIASVAGGLEGGGLIRARPFRSPHHSASMPALIGGGLRVRPGEVSLAHLGVLFLDELPEFQRGVLDSLRQPLETGEVSVARANAHVTFPARVQLVAAMNPCRCGHLGDPALACSRAPRCAADYQAKLSGPLLDRIDLHVEVQTVSAADLVLPPPAEGSAEVAARVAAARAVQTARYAEHKARTNAEIDGELLEAVATPDEAGRKLLAQAAEAMRLSARGYTRILRVARTIADLAGSQDIGRIHIAEALSYRRQAPRN, encoded by the coding sequence ATGGTCGCAGTCGTTTCCACTGTCGCGTATCTCGGCATCGAAGCCCGCGGGGTTGAGGTGCAGTGCCAGGTCACGCCCGGCGTTCCGCGATTCGTCGTCGTCGGCCTTCCCGACAAGGCGGTGGGCGAAAGCCGCGAACGCGTCCGCGCCGCCATCGCCGCGATCGGCCTCTCGCTCCCGCCCAAGGTCATCACGGTCAACCTGTCACCCGCCGACCTGCCCAAGGAAGGTTCCCACTACGACCTTCCGATCGCATTGGCCTTGCTCGGTGCGATGGGGGTGATCGATGCGGAAACGCTGGCTTCCTATGTGGTCGTCGGCGAACTCGGGCTCGATGGACGCGTCGCGGCGTCGCCCGGCGTCTTGCTAGCCGCGATCCACGCCGGCAGCGCCGAGCGCGGGCTGATCTGCCCCGCGGTCCAGGGCCCCGAAGCGGCGTGGGCGGGCAATGTCGAGGTGCTTGGCGCGCCCGACCTCCTGTCGCTGCTCAACCATTTCAGGGGTAATGCCCTGCTAGCACCGCCGGTGCCTGGAGAGGTGGAGATTCCGGCGCGCGCGGCTGACCTCCGTCAGGTAAAGGGGCAGGAGACCGCAAAGCGCGCGCTCGAGATCGCCGCGGCGGGCGCGCATAATCTGATGATGTCGGGACCGCCGGGCGCGGGCAAGTCGCTGATGGCGGCGTGCATGCCGGGCATCCTTCCCGACCTCTCGCCCGCCGAGGCACTCGAAGTGTCCATGATTGCGTCGGTTGCCGGCGGGCTTGAAGGCGGTGGCCTGATCCGCGCGCGGCCGTTTCGTAGCCCCCATCATTCGGCATCGATGCCCGCGCTCATCGGCGGCGGGCTGCGCGTGCGGCCGGGTGAGGTCAGCCTCGCGCACCTGGGTGTGCTGTTCCTCGACGAACTGCCGGAATTCCAGCGCGGCGTCCTCGATTCGCTGCGCCAACCGCTCGAAACGGGCGAGGTCAGCGTTGCGCGCGCGAACGCGCATGTGACCTTTCCCGCGCGCGTTCAGTTAGTGGCGGCGATGAACCCCTGCCGGTGCGGTCATCTGGGCGACCCGGCGCTTGCGTGCAGCCGCGCACCGCGCTGCGCCGCCGATTATCAGGCAAAGCTGTCGGGCCCCCTGCTCGATCGCATCGACCTGCACGTCGAAGTGCAGACGGTGAGCGCCGCCGACCTGGTCCTGCCGCCGCCCGCCGAGGGCAGCGCCGAAGTCGCGGCTCGCGTCGCGGCGGCGCGAGCGGTGCAGACCGCACGCTATGCGGAGCACAAGGCGCGGACTAACGCCGAGATCGACGGCGAACTGCTCGAAGCGGTTGCGACCCCTGACGAGGCAGGGCGCAAGCTGCTCGCACAGGCGGCCGAAGCGATGCGGCTGTCGGCGCGCGGCTATACGCGAATCCTGCGCGTGGCGCGCACCATCGCTGATCTGGCGGGCAGTCAGGATATCGGGCGCATCCATATCGCCGAGGCGCTCAGCTATCGCCGGCAGGCACCGAGGAACTGA
- a CDS encoding DUF1905 domain-containing protein, protein MEEIVFETVIIEWHGPAPFLFAPVPDEHVGALRYAAMTESYGWGVVPVVATIGDTLFATSLFPRDGGYLLPVKVAVQRSEQVGVGDRIAVRMRVGRA, encoded by the coding sequence ATGGAAGAAATCGTCTTTGAAACCGTCATCATCGAATGGCACGGGCCGGCACCCTTCCTCTTCGCGCCGGTGCCCGACGAACATGTCGGCGCCCTCCGCTACGCGGCGATGACCGAAAGCTATGGCTGGGGTGTCGTGCCCGTTGTGGCGACGATCGGCGACACGCTGTTCGCGACGTCGCTCTTCCCGCGCGATGGAGGCTATCTGTTACCCGTCAAGGTCGCGGTCCAGAGGTCGGAGCAGGTCGGCGTCGGCGACCGGATCGCGGTCAGGATGCGCGTGGGCCGCGCCTAG
- a CDS encoding GGDEF domain-containing protein, with product MIAGGNLLAHMCGRLGLGFVLLALALWGPPAAAAILDVDRDLCHAQSELATPDRGLAALRFSCSGAPTGYQQESLWLRAPLEGGGARRGDVALMVHQSRFDRLAVAFSYADGATRWQQVRAGDYGSYWRAGGQILFEAPERGAALTAVTMRFDRLSGHQFLHARTVSKAEAGMQSAGMAAAVGAALTLLLVSCIYSLSLAFAVRRQYLAWQAAWAGTMLLWGTLWSQIHLALVPGLAGTVTTQICTFLSCLAIALATISAATSVDRGSAPKALRTAALICGLGVGLAGIPLAMIRGESLGSLADILGLVIIADLLAVTIYVGWAWRRGSVEARDFLAAWGLPMAVLAIIHVVDVEDGFWGGGSKLLVLAAATWQALWLAAAATRRLGHLRIERDHARSAEAQAQQLARRDPLTGLPNRRGFVESVTPLLERARADNLPAALLLVDIDRFKSINDIYGHDAGDVVLCGIARRIERWEGAMCTVARLGGEEFGLLTIGMEGIILGRFAESIRRGIAACDHSETVGDRLVTASVGVAEVRPACDFQQLYRLADEALYDAKRGGRNKVVVQRHYDMPERAVGREVARSN from the coding sequence ATGATCGCAGGGGGCAATCTTCTGGCGCACATGTGCGGCCGGCTCGGGCTGGGTTTCGTCCTGCTCGCGCTTGCGTTGTGGGGTCCGCCGGCAGCCGCCGCGATACTCGACGTCGACCGCGACCTTTGTCACGCGCAAAGCGAACTCGCCACGCCCGACCGCGGGCTCGCCGCGCTTCGCTTTTCGTGCAGCGGAGCGCCCACGGGATATCAGCAGGAAAGCCTGTGGCTTCGCGCTCCGCTCGAAGGCGGCGGCGCGCGGCGCGGCGATGTCGCGCTGATGGTCCACCAGTCGCGCTTCGACCGGCTCGCCGTAGCCTTTTCCTACGCCGACGGCGCGACGCGCTGGCAGCAAGTGCGGGCGGGCGACTATGGCTCCTATTGGCGTGCGGGCGGGCAGATATTGTTCGAAGCGCCCGAACGCGGCGCTGCGTTGACCGCGGTGACCATGCGCTTCGACCGCCTGTCGGGCCATCAATTCCTCCACGCGCGGACCGTATCGAAGGCCGAGGCGGGGATGCAGTCGGCGGGCATGGCGGCCGCGGTCGGCGCCGCGCTGACGCTGCTGCTTGTGAGCTGCATTTACAGCCTCTCGCTCGCCTTTGCCGTGCGCCGGCAATATCTGGCATGGCAGGCGGCCTGGGCAGGGACGATGCTGCTCTGGGGTACGCTCTGGTCGCAAATCCATCTGGCGCTGGTGCCGGGCTTGGCCGGGACGGTGACGACGCAGATCTGCACCTTTCTTTCCTGCCTCGCCATTGCGCTCGCGACGATCAGCGCGGCGACCTCGGTCGATCGCGGCAGTGCGCCGAAAGCGCTCCGGACCGCGGCGCTCATCTGCGGTTTGGGTGTCGGGCTGGCGGGGATTCCGCTGGCGATGATCCGCGGCGAGAGCCTGGGTTCGCTCGCCGATATCCTGGGACTCGTGATTATCGCCGACCTTCTGGCGGTGACGATCTATGTCGGCTGGGCATGGCGGCGCGGTTCGGTCGAGGCGCGCGACTTTCTCGCGGCGTGGGGGCTGCCGATGGCGGTGCTCGCGATCATCCACGTCGTCGACGTCGAAGACGGGTTCTGGGGTGGCGGATCGAAGCTGCTGGTCCTTGCCGCCGCGACTTGGCAAGCGCTGTGGCTGGCCGCTGCGGCGACGCGCCGGCTTGGGCATCTCCGCATCGAACGCGACCATGCGCGCAGCGCCGAGGCGCAGGCGCAACAACTCGCGCGCCGCGACCCGCTCACCGGACTGCCCAACCGCCGCGGCTTCGTCGAGAGCGTGACGCCGCTGCTCGAACGCGCGCGGGCGGACAATCTGCCCGCCGCCCTGTTGCTGGTCGACATCGATCGCTTCAAGTCGATCAATGACATCTACGGCCATGACGCAGGCGATGTCGTGCTGTGCGGCATCGCGCGGCGGATCGAGCGCTGGGAAGGGGCGATGTGTACCGTCGCTCGGCTGGGCGGCGAGGAATTCGGCCTGCTGACGATCGGGATGGAAGGCATCATTCTCGGCCGTTTCGCCGAGAGTATTCGGCGCGGGATCGCGGCGTGCGATCATAGCGAGACGGTCGGCGACCGGCTGGTAACCGCCAGCGTCGGGGTTGCCGAGGTCCGGCCGGCATGTGATTTCCAGCAGCTATACCGGCTCGCCGACGAAGCGCTCTATGATGCCAAGCGCGGTGGGCGCAACAAGGTGGTCGTCCAGCGGCATTATGACATGCCCGAACGAGCGGTCGGCCGCGAGGTCGCGAGATCGAATTGA
- a CDS encoding polymer-forming cytoskeletal protein gives MATGARHTTFSILGSDVVVTGNVSASVDLHVDGKIDGDLKCANLVQGEASEIKGSVVAETAKIAGLLDGAIEAKTLIVHATARITGDVTYESITIENGGKVEGKLSHRRHGAAAAKAPPPLEVVSN, from the coding sequence ATGGCTACGGGCGCCCGCCACACGACCTTTTCGATCCTCGGGTCGGACGTCGTCGTCACCGGCAATGTTTCGGCCAGCGTCGACCTGCATGTCGACGGCAAGATCGACGGCGACCTCAAATGCGCCAATCTCGTCCAGGGCGAGGCGAGCGAGATCAAGGGATCGGTCGTGGCCGAAACCGCGAAGATCGCGGGCCTGCTCGACGGCGCGATCGAGGCGAAGACGCTGATCGTCCACGCGACCGCGCGGATCACCGGCGACGTGACCTATGAGAGCATCACGATCGAAAACGGCGGCAAGGTCGAAGGCAAGCTGAGCCATCGCCGCCACGGCGCCGCTGCGGCGAAAGCTCCGCCGCCGCTCGAAGTCGTCTCAAACTAA
- a CDS encoding M23 family metallopeptidase — translation MSSKTTGLRELRQRFSALFQDHEIFVRTHGHVRFLRVSAVWQKRVALIAGAVLLAWAAVTLAVLINQLLKSDERAAVAAQQAEASAAEARIAKYRDNVAETAADLEDRQEQLEEWSKVHFGVEPAAVTPEAHGEGAAPAAEQAPLKTSRLETGAVIDPNLPPEAQILARLEARQEDFANRLLTAVNERAAKAEGAVAKLGMNPAALIRNAAAGRGGPFIPYRGRTGRASSLGKSFAALESALFRMEVLERTLVAIPSGQPANVLMLSSSFGYRSDPFTGAGAMHSGLDFPGPMGTPILAAAPGRVVYVGQKSGYGNVVEVDHGQGILTRYAHLSGFTSKVGAQVAAGEQIAKMGSTGRSTGSHLHFEVRLNGVAVNPRRFLEAKADVLEVKDDARQRVGSVAAVRGAR, via the coding sequence TTGTCATCGAAAACAACGGGTCTGCGCGAATTGCGCCAGCGGTTTTCTGCGCTGTTTCAGGACCATGAAATCTTTGTTCGCACGCACGGTCACGTTCGATTCCTGCGCGTCAGCGCGGTCTGGCAAAAGCGCGTCGCGCTGATCGCCGGCGCGGTGCTGCTGGCATGGGCGGCGGTCACGCTTGCCGTCCTGATCAACCAGTTGCTCAAGTCCGACGAACGCGCTGCTGTTGCCGCGCAGCAGGCCGAAGCGAGCGCCGCCGAAGCCCGCATCGCCAAATATCGCGACAATGTCGCCGAAACGGCCGCCGATCTCGAAGACCGGCAGGAACAGCTCGAGGAATGGTCGAAAGTCCATTTCGGTGTCGAGCCTGCCGCAGTGACGCCCGAAGCCCATGGTGAAGGCGCTGCGCCGGCTGCCGAGCAGGCGCCGCTGAAGACCTCCCGGCTTGAAACTGGCGCCGTGATCGACCCGAACCTGCCGCCCGAAGCGCAAATTCTCGCCCGCCTCGAAGCGCGGCAAGAGGATTTCGCCAACCGTCTGTTGACTGCCGTCAACGAACGCGCCGCGAAGGCCGAGGGCGCCGTCGCCAAGCTTGGCATGAACCCCGCCGCTTTGATCCGCAACGCCGCGGCCGGACGCGGTGGTCCGTTCATCCCCTATCGCGGCCGCACCGGCCGCGCGAGTTCGCTCGGCAAATCCTTCGCCGCGCTCGAAAGCGCACTGTTCCGTATGGAAGTGCTCGAACGTACGCTCGTCGCGATCCCGTCGGGTCAGCCCGCGAACGTGCTGATGCTCTCGTCGAGCTTCGGTTATCGCAGCGATCCGTTCACCGGTGCTGGCGCGATGCACTCGGGGCTCGATTTCCCCGGACCGATGGGCACGCCGATCCTGGCCGCCGCGCCTGGCCGCGTCGTCTATGTCGGACAGAAGTCGGGCTACGGCAATGTCGTCGAGGTCGATCACGGCCAGGGCATCCTGACCCGCTACGCCCACTTGTCGGGCTTTACGTCCAAGGTCGGCGCGCAGGTCGCCGCCGGCGAGCAGATCGCCAAAATGGGCTCGACCGGCCGTTCGACCGGCAGCCACCTGCATTTCGAAGTCCGTTTGAACGGCGTCGCGGTCAACCCGCGCCGCTTCCTGGAGGCCAAAGCCGATGTTCTCGAAGTCAAAGACGACGCCCGACAGCGAGTCGGTTCCGTCGCTGCCGTCCGTGGTGCCCGCTAA
- a CDS encoding isoprenylcysteine carboxylmethyltransferase family protein, whose product MAKSASSEPCESAIGADARVTARPRSAVSAGVGIVGLAGLVSYLLIARFAPDIAAFLGIDWGNRGAMNGPNSAIASVLACGLPMVLWSVFVDKVHRNPSTGIDWSQRRPWRETLDISLTKLAGMWATWGLIALIYATMRYYWEGNYAFSMNLLETVAPWLLLVSVPYMLWLDRRMVEPRDGCWQFGRWLIAPGKPVDGRAIGHHLRAWAVKGFFTAFMLSIVPGNFSALVTVPMSEVLANPYMTGLWAINFLYLVDVHIATVGYILTLKPLDAHIRTANPYGMAWVAALVCYPPFILMNGGPLDYQVNGSDWGYWLAGHENLLIVWGIALVLLTAIYSWATMAFGIRFSNLTHRGVITHGPYAFTRHPAYISKNLSWWVGSLPFLVTAGGWVEGARNVILLGLVSGVYYWRAKTEEKHLLADPAYARYWNWAQEHALVPRFFAKLTGRARPLIRLEPDERVGPVA is encoded by the coding sequence ATGGCGAAATCAGCTTCTTCCGAGCCCTGCGAATCGGCAATCGGCGCCGACGCGCGCGTAACCGCCCGTCCGCGTTCTGCGGTCAGCGCGGGCGTGGGCATCGTCGGACTCGCCGGTCTGGTTAGCTATTTGCTTATCGCGCGCTTCGCCCCGGACATCGCGGCTTTCCTTGGCATCGACTGGGGAAATCGCGGCGCGATGAACGGCCCCAACTCGGCGATCGCGAGCGTGCTCGCCTGCGGCCTGCCGATGGTTTTGTGGTCGGTGTTTGTCGACAAGGTGCACCGCAATCCGTCGACCGGGATCGACTGGAGCCAGCGCCGCCCGTGGCGCGAGACACTCGACATCAGCCTGACCAAGCTTGCCGGAATGTGGGCGACCTGGGGGCTGATCGCGCTGATCTATGCAACGATGCGCTATTATTGGGAGGGCAATTACGCCTTTTCGATGAACCTGCTCGAGACGGTTGCGCCATGGCTGCTGCTTGTGTCGGTGCCCTATATGCTGTGGCTCGACCGCCGGATGGTCGAACCGCGTGACGGCTGCTGGCAATTCGGGCGCTGGCTGATCGCGCCGGGCAAGCCCGTCGACGGCCGCGCGATCGGTCATCATCTGCGAGCTTGGGCGGTGAAGGGGTTTTTCACTGCCTTCATGCTATCGATCGTGCCCGGGAATTTTTCCGCGCTGGTCACGGTTCCGATGAGCGAGGTGCTCGCCAACCCCTATATGACCGGCCTTTGGGCGATCAATTTCCTCTATCTGGTCGACGTCCATATCGCGACCGTCGGCTATATACTGACGCTGAAACCGCTCGACGCGCATATCCGCACCGCCAACCCCTATGGCATGGCGTGGGTCGCGGCGCTCGTCTGCTATCCGCCCTTCATCCTGATGAACGGCGGCCCGCTCGACTATCAGGTCAATGGCTCCGACTGGGGGTATTGGCTGGCGGGGCATGAAAATCTGCTGATCGTCTGGGGCATCGCGCTTGTGCTGCTCACCGCGATCTACAGCTGGGCGACGATGGCGTTCGGCATCCGCTTTTCGAACCTGACGCACCGCGGCGTCATCACGCATGGCCCTTATGCCTTCACGCGCCACCCGGCCTATATTTCGAAGAATCTTAGCTGGTGGGTCGGCTCGCTGCCCTTCCTCGTCACCGCCGGCGGCTGGGTCGAGGGCGCGCGCAACGTCATTCTGCTCGGGCTGGTCAGCGGCGTCTATTACTGGCGCGCGAAGACCGAAGAGAAGCATCTCCTCGCCGATCCCGCTTATGCGCGATATTGGAACTGGGCGCAGGAACATGCGCTCGTCCCGCGCTTCTTTGCGAAGCTGACGGGGCGGGCACGCCCGCTGATCCGGCTGGAGCCCGACGAGCGCGTCGGGCCGGTGGCTTAG
- a CDS encoding TonB-dependent receptor, with translation MRHFPSTIAISIALATSAWAAPAAAQDAAPVAEDSGLGDIVVTAQRREESLQDVPVAVSVLSGNTLDAITSTGSDVRVLAGRVPSLNIESSFGRTFPRFYIRGLGNTDFDLNASQPVSVVYDDVVLENPILKGFPIFDLDRVEVLRGPQGTLFGRNTPAGIVKFDTVKPGKTGGYARASYGRYGTTQVEVAAGAADDNGFSVRLSTLFQHRDNWVDNVATTKSKDLGGYDDIAARLQLQYENGPFTGRVTGQVRIYDGSAIIFRANTQLPGSNKLVGLGGAGTEFKRDEVYQDGLNFQKLNTYNAGLNLEYDFGPVTAYSITSYWNGNFRSRGDIDGGFGAVFLPVSGPGLIPFQAQSQDNVPSLDQFTQEIRIASNNNGGLGYQFGAFYFDEKLDISSFEFGGPTDATPSAIAIQRQDSEAYGLFGSVNYEFDNGFKLQAGARYNHDTRDFVASRPVETRPDFVVNPNTPVPPQAARVKGKLLTWDASATYEASDAVTLYARVARGYRAPSVQGRLTFSRVISTADQEETMSYEAGIKTNFLDNRVRFNLTGYYFDTKDLQLTAVGGTSNVASLLNVDAKGHGIEAELQAAPAKGLTFSIGGAWNIAEIDDANAFVAGCGSATPCTVLDPPRAGSPGIFSIDGNQLPQSPKFTLNWTAGYEIPVGDGAIYAFTDWYYRSKVQFFLYRSVEFSDDKLLEGGVRVGYKTDRFDIAGFVRNITNDESPTGGIDFNNLTSYVNEPRIYGLEASFKF, from the coding sequence ATGCGCCACTTTCCTTCCACTATCGCTATAAGCATTGCTCTCGCCACGTCGGCGTGGGCGGCCCCCGCCGCTGCGCAGGACGCAGCTCCCGTCGCTGAAGACAGCGGCCTTGGCGACATCGTCGTCACCGCGCAGCGCCGCGAGGAAAGCCTGCAGGATGTGCCGGTGGCCGTCTCGGTGCTGTCGGGCAATACGCTCGATGCGATCACTTCGACCGGTTCGGACGTCCGCGTCCTCGCGGGCCGCGTCCCCAGCCTGAATATCGAAAGCTCGTTCGGCCGCACCTTCCCGCGCTTTTATATCCGCGGCCTCGGCAACACCGATTTCGACCTCAACGCGTCGCAGCCGGTCAGCGTCGTCTATGACGATGTCGTGCTCGAAAACCCGATCCTCAAGGGTTTCCCGATCTTCGACCTCGACCGCGTCGAAGTCCTCCGCGGGCCGCAGGGCACGCTGTTCGGCCGCAACACCCCCGCGGGCATCGTCAAGTTCGACACCGTCAAGCCCGGCAAGACCGGCGGCTATGCGCGCGCCAGCTATGGCCGCTATGGCACCACGCAGGTCGAAGTCGCGGCGGGCGCCGCCGACGACAACGGCTTTTCGGTTCGCCTGTCGACGCTGTTCCAGCATCGTGACAATTGGGTCGACAATGTCGCGACGACCAAGAGCAAGGATCTTGGCGGTTATGACGACATCGCCGCGCGCCTTCAGCTCCAATATGAAAACGGTCCCTTCACCGGCCGCGTGACCGGTCAGGTCCGCATCTATGACGGATCGGCGATCATTTTCCGCGCCAACACGCAGCTTCCGGGCAGCAACAAGCTCGTCGGTCTCGGCGGAGCGGGCACCGAATTCAAGCGCGACGAAGTCTATCAGGACGGGCTGAATTTCCAGAAGCTCAACACCTATAATGCCGGGCTGAACCTTGAATATGATTTCGGGCCGGTGACCGCCTATTCGATCACCTCCTACTGGAACGGCAATTTCCGCAGCCGCGGCGATATCGACGGCGGTTTTGGCGCGGTGTTCCTGCCCGTGTCGGGTCCGGGGCTTATTCCGTTCCAGGCGCAGAGCCAGGACAATGTGCCGAGCCTCGACCAGTTCACACAGGAAATCCGCATTGCCTCGAACAACAACGGCGGACTCGGTTACCAGTTCGGCGCCTTCTATTTCGACGAAAAGCTCGACATTTCGAGCTTCGAGTTCGGCGGCCCGACCGACGCCACCCCGTCGGCGATCGCGATCCAGCGGCAGGACAGCGAAGCCTATGGCCTCTTCGGCTCGGTCAACTACGAGTTCGACAATGGCTTCAAGCTGCAGGCCGGCGCGCGTTATAATCACGACACGCGCGATTTCGTCGCGTCGCGTCCGGTCGAAACGCGCCCCGACTTCGTCGTCAACCCGAACACCCCGGTCCCGCCGCAGGCCGCGCGCGTCAAGGGCAAGCTGCTGACGTGGGACGCCAGTGCGACCTATGAAGCGTCGGACGCCGTCACCCTCTACGCCCGCGTCGCGCGCGGCTATCGCGCACCGTCGGTGCAGGGCCGCCTGACCTTCTCGCGCGTCATCTCGACCGCCGATCAAGAAGAGACGATGTCGTATGAAGCGGGGATCAAGACCAACTTCCTCGACAACCGCGTCCGCTTCAACCTGACCGGCTATTATTTCGACACCAAGGACCTGCAACTCACCGCGGTCGGCGGCACGTCGAACGTCGCGAGCTTGCTCAACGTCGACGCCAAGGGGCATGGCATCGAAGCCGAACTCCAGGCGGCTCCAGCGAAGGGCCTGACCTTCTCGATCGGCGGCGCGTGGAACATCGCCGAGATCGACGATGCCAACGCCTTCGTCGCGGGTTGCGGCTCGGCGACGCCGTGCACCGTGCTCGATCCGCCGCGCGCAGGCAGCCCGGGCATCTTCTCGATCGACGGCAACCAGTTGCCGCAGTCGCCGAAGTTCACGCTCAACTGGACTGCGGGCTATGAAATCCCCGTCGGCGACGGCGCCATCTATGCCTTCACCGACTGGTATTATCGCTCGAAAGTGCAGTTCTTCCTCTATCGCTCGGTCGAATTCTCGGACGACAAGCTGCTCGAGGGTGGCGTGCGCGTCGGCTACAAGACCGATCGCTTCGACATCGCGGGCTTCGTGCGCAACATCACCAACGATGAATCGCCGACCGGCGGCATCGATTTCAACAACCTGACGAGCTACGTCAACGAACCCCGCATTTACGGGCTCGAGGCAAGCTTCAAATTCTGA